From the Flavobacterium galactosidilyticum genome, one window contains:
- a CDS encoding DUF3341 domain-containing protein — protein MSNKVIYAFYNDDDILMDAVKKTRAAHHHIEEVFCPFPVHGLDKAMGLAPTRLAICSFIYGCIGLSFAVWMMNYIMIQDWPQDIGGKPSFSYIENMPSFVPIMFELTVFFAAHLMVITFYMRSRLWPFKEAENPDVRTTDDHFLMEVAIKGNEEEMVSFFQNTGAVEVKVIDKH, from the coding sequence ATGAGTAATAAAGTAATTTACGCATTTTATAATGACGATGATATTTTGATGGATGCGGTAAAAAAAACCAGAGCAGCTCATCACCATATTGAGGAAGTTTTTTGCCCATTCCCAGTGCACGGTTTGGACAAGGCAATGGGGCTTGCGCCAACTAGATTAGCTATTTGTTCATTCATTTATGGATGTATTGGTTTATCATTTGCAGTTTGGATGATGAATTATATCATGATACAAGATTGGCCACAAGATATTGGTGGAAAGCCAAGTTTTAGCTATATTGAGAACATGCCTTCTTTTGTTCCAATTATGTTTGAGCTTACAGTATTTTTTGCTGCTCACTTAATGGTTATTACTTTTTATATGAGAAGTAGATTATGGCCATTCAAAGAAGCTGAAAATCCTGATGTTAGAACTACAGATGACCATTTCTTAATGGAAGTTGCAATAAAGGGTAATGAGGAGGAGATGGTATCTTTCTTTCAAAACACGGGAGCTGTAGAAGTTAAAGTAATAGATAAGCATTAA
- a CDS encoding c-type cytochrome — protein MKSVYKITLLFGITILVSSCHNTSAPNYQYFPNMYESVGYETYSESDAFKDGKEGQLPAEGSINRGFEPFEYENSTAGYELAKANLKSPLDSLTTNPEKGKELYEIYCMTCHGSSGNGKGKLVEKEKFLGVPSYADRVITAGSIYHVITYGLNSMGSHANQLNPQERWLVADYVLKLKSEL, from the coding sequence ATGAAAAGCGTATATAAAATAACACTTTTATTTGGTATAACTATTTTAGTTTCATCTTGCCATAATACATCGGCACCAAACTATCAATATTTTCCAAATATGTACGAATCTGTGGGTTATGAAACTTACTCTGAGTCGGATGCATTTAAAGATGGTAAAGAAGGTCAGCTTCCAGCTGAAGGATCAATAAATAGAGGTTTTGAGCCTTTTGAATACGAAAATTCTACTGCAGGTTATGAGTTAGCTAAAGCTAATCTTAAATCTCCTCTTGATTCTTTAACTACAAACCCAGAGAAAGGTAAAGAGTTATACGAGATTTATTGTATGACTTGTCACGGGTCTTCTGGTAATGGTAAAGGTAAATTGGTAGAGAAAGAGAAGTTCTTAGGGGTTCCTAGCTATGCTGATAGAGTTATAACTGCGGGTAGTATTTATCACGTTATAACTTACGGATTAAACTCAATGGGTTCGCATGCGAATCAATTGAATCCACAAGAACGTTGGTTAGTTGCTGACTATGTTCTAAAACTAAAAAGCGAATTATAA
- the nrfD gene encoding NrfD/PsrC family molybdoenzyme membrane anchor subunit translates to MSSHYEATIRKPLVIGDKTYHDVTVDVAAPVEGKANKQWWIVFSIALIAFLWGLGCIIYTVSTGIGTWGLNKTVGWAWDITNFVWWVGIGHAGTLISAVLLLFRQRWRMAINRSAEAMTIFSVIQAGLFPIIHMGRPWLAYWVLPIPNQFGSLWVNFNSPLLWDVFAISTYLSVSLVFWWTGLLPDFAMLRDRAITPFNKRVYSILSFGWSGRAKDWQRFEEVSLVLAGLATPLVLSVHTIVSMDFATSVIPGWHTTIFPPYFVAGAVFSGFAMVNTLLIIMRKVSNLEAYITVQHIELMNIVIMITGSIVGVAYITELFVAWYSGVEYEQYAFLNRATGPYWWAYWSMMTCNVFSPQFMWFKKLRTSIMFSFIISIVVNIGMWFERFVIIVTSLHRDYLPSSWTMFSPTFVDIGTFIGTIGFFFVLFLLYARTFPVIAQAEVKTILKGTGDNYKREREANKDSHHE, encoded by the coding sequence ATGTCGTCTCACTACGAAGCAACCATTAGAAAACCCTTAGTTATAGGTGATAAAACGTATCACGATGTAACTGTAGATGTAGCTGCACCTGTTGAAGGGAAAGCAAACAAACAATGGTGGATTGTATTTTCAATCGCATTAATAGCCTTCCTTTGGGGATTAGGCTGTATTATATACACCGTCTCTACGGGTATTGGTACATGGGGACTGAATAAAACTGTTGGATGGGCTTGGGATATTACCAATTTCGTTTGGTGGGTTGGTATCGGTCACGCAGGAACGTTAATTTCTGCAGTATTATTACTTTTCCGTCAACGTTGGAGAATGGCGATTAACCGTTCTGCAGAAGCAATGACAATTTTCTCAGTTATTCAAGCAGGTTTGTTCCCTATTATACACATGGGTCGTCCATGGTTAGCGTATTGGGTATTACCAATTCCGAATCAATTTGGTTCGTTATGGGTAAACTTTAACTCACCTTTACTTTGGGATGTATTTGCGATTTCTACATACCTTTCAGTATCATTAGTTTTCTGGTGGACTGGTTTGTTACCTGATTTTGCAATGTTACGTGATAGAGCTATAACTCCGTTTAACAAAAGAGTATATTCGATATTAAGTTTTGGTTGGAGCGGTAGAGCAAAAGACTGGCAACGTTTTGAAGAAGTATCTTTAGTGCTTGCAGGTTTAGCTACTCCACTTGTACTTTCGGTTCATACTATTGTATCGATGGACTTTGCTACTTCAGTAATTCCAGGTTGGCATACTACTATTTTCCCTCCTTACTTTGTTGCTGGAGCAGTTTTCTCAGGATTTGCGATGGTTAATACCTTGCTTATTATTATGAGAAAAGTTTCTAATCTTGAAGCTTACATCACGGTTCAACATATTGAATTGATGAATATTGTAATCATGATTACCGGATCTATAGTAGGTGTTGCGTATATCACTGAATTATTTGTTGCATGGTATTCAGGAGTAGAGTATGAACAATATGCTTTCCTTAATAGAGCAACAGGACCTTACTGGTGGGCTTATTGGTCAATGATGACTTGTAATGTTTTTTCTCCTCAGTTCATGTGGTTTAAGAAATTAAGAACAAGTATTATGTTTTCATTTATAATTTCGATAGTTGTAAACATCGGAATGTGGTTTGAGAGATTTGTAATTATCGTAACTTCGTTACATAGAGATTATTTACCATCTTCATGGACAATGTTCTCACCGACATTTGTTGATATTGGAACTTTCATAGGAACAATAGGTTTCTTCTTTGTACTGTTTTTATTATATGCTAGAACTTTCCCTGTGATTGCTCAAGCGGAGGTTAAAACGATTTTAAAGGGAACAGGAGATAATTATAAAAGAGAAAGAGAAGCAAATAAAGATTCACACCATGAGTAA
- a CDS encoding cytochrome c oxidase subunit II, whose translation MTSLLVIIVLVLLAVALWQLTKIFDLTQVGSNVDKSEVATDDDNNVQGYIMFAFIAFLYIFTIYGLFKWGPLVLHTPASEHGAEVDNLMNITWILIFIVQAITQVLLHYFAFKYRGKKDQKALYFADNNKLEAVWSVIPAVVLAGLILYGLYAWTNIMFVDEDEDTIVIELYAQQFNWKARYAGEDNVLGKANVRLIEGVNSLGVDMADPYSQDDIVVTELHIPKGKKVHFKMRSQDVLHSAYFPHFRAQMNVVPGMVTEFAFTPVYTTAEYRELPYMIEKVAHINDLRVKKSAELVAKGETALDPYTFDYLLLCNKICGASHYNMQMKVIVDTPEDYKKWISEQALLVTQVKEASAAASAPVDGDVKVDSTKGGDTTAVVKMAMK comes from the coding sequence ATGACAAGTTTGTTGGTAATTATAGTTTTAGTTTTATTAGCTGTTGCTCTATGGCAATTGACTAAAATATTCGACCTAACGCAAGTTGGATCCAATGTAGATAAATCAGAAGTTGCGACTGATGATGATAATAATGTACAAGGTTATATCATGTTCGCCTTTATCGCATTTCTATATATCTTTACGATATATGGTTTATTTAAGTGGGGCCCATTAGTGCTTCATACTCCAGCATCTGAACATGGTGCAGAAGTTGATAATCTGATGAATATTACTTGGATTCTTATTTTTATAGTACAAGCTATTACTCAAGTGTTATTGCATTATTTTGCTTTCAAATACAGAGGTAAAAAAGATCAGAAAGCATTGTATTTTGCTGATAACAATAAGTTAGAAGCAGTGTGGAGCGTAATTCCAGCAGTGGTTTTAGCAGGTTTAATTTTATATGGTTTATATGCTTGGACAAACATTATGTTTGTTGATGAAGACGAAGATACAATTGTTATTGAGTTGTATGCACAGCAATTTAACTGGAAAGCAAGATATGCAGGTGAAGATAATGTATTAGGTAAAGCTAACGTAAGATTGATTGAAGGAGTTAATAGTCTTGGTGTTGATATGGCTGACCCGTACTCTCAAGATGACATCGTTGTAACTGAATTACACATTCCTAAAGGAAAAAAAGTTCATTTTAAAATGAGATCTCAAGATGTTTTACACTCAGCTTACTTTCCTCATTTTAGAGCTCAAATGAACGTAGTGCCCGGAATGGTAACTGAATTTGCTTTTACTCCGGTTTATACTACTGCAGAATACAGAGAGTTACCTTATATGATTGAAAAAGTAGCTCACATTAACGATCTAAGAGTTAAGAAGAGTGCGGAGTTAGTGGCAAAAGGTGAGACAGCTTTAGATCCGTATACTTTTGATTACCTTTTACTTTGTAACAAAATATGTGGTGCATCTCACTACAACATGCAAATGAAAGTTATTGTCGATACTCCTGAGGATTATAAAAAATGGATCAGTGAACAAGCGCTTTTAGTTACTCAAGTTAAAGAAGCTAGCGCTGCTGCTTCAGCTCCAGTTGATGGTGACGTGAAGGTCGATTCTACTAAAGGTGGTGATACCACGGCTGTTGTTAAAATGGCGATGAAATAA
- a CDS encoding TAT-variant-translocated molybdopterin oxidoreductase: MSSNKKYWKSVEELDQNSSIVEALKNNEFVEEIPTDEFLGNSDALSSSSTSRRDFLKYVGFSTAAATLAACEGPVNKSIPYVLQPEQIIPGVADYYATSVFDGFDFANLLVKTREGRPIKIDNNTIAGAKFSANARIHASILSLYDSMRLKEPKIGGKAANWSTVDAQIKSSIADAAAKGGQVVLLTNTLASPSTEKLIADFLSKTANAKHVVYDAVSESEALDAFEAVYGERGLVDYDFSKASLIVSVGADFLGDWQGGGYDSGYVKGRIPKAGMMSRHFQLESNMTLSGAAADKRVAMSTANQKQALVHIYNVVTGSSVGVSLDAAYKAEVTKAAQQLKAAGSKGLLVSGIQDKNAQLLVLGINQMLASEAFTTSGVRQIRKGSNANVAQLIADMKAGSVHTLIMSGVNPVYTLADTNSFVEGLKKVKTSVSFSLKEDETALVSTIAAAVPHYLESWNDLSITKGTYSITQPTIRPLFITKQFQDVLMSLTGQAGTFYDYIKLNASSIITGSTWNKVLHDGLYVGASSTLSGGSADFSGAANALAQSKGVQGLELVLYTKTGMGDGQQANNPWLQEFPDPITRVSWDNYVTVSNADAKKYELHNEIVANGGLNGSYATITTADGLKLENVPVIVQPGQAVGTVGLAVGYGRKAALKEEMMVGVNAYSLYKGFNNVQSITLAKAGGEHEFASVQGQKTLMGRGDIIKETSLEIFNTKDAKEWNPQPMVSLDHKQVEATTVDLWGSFDRSTGHHFNLSIDLNACTGCGACVIACHAENNVPVVGKSEVRRSRDMHWLRIDRYYSSESTFAGDNERKENIAGLSSSLSTFNEMEEAHDNPQVSFQPVMCQHCNHAPCETVCPVAATSHGRQGQNQMAYNRCVGTRYCANNCPYKVRRFNWFLYNKNSEFDYNMNDDLGRMVLNPDVNVRSRGVMEKCSMCIQMTQATILKAKREGRVIVDGEFQTACSNACSNGAMKFGDVNDSEAEITKLAADDRMYHLLEHVGTKPNVIYHVKVRNT; encoded by the coding sequence ATGTCATCAAACAAAAAATACTGGAAAAGTGTTGAGGAACTAGACCAAAATAGTTCTATTGTTGAGGCGCTTAAAAATAACGAATTTGTTGAAGAGATTCCTACTGATGAGTTTTTAGGAAATAGCGATGCATTGTCATCATCTTCAACATCACGTCGTGATTTTTTAAAGTACGTTGGTTTTAGTACTGCAGCGGCAACGCTTGCGGCTTGCGAGGGTCCTGTAAACAAATCAATACCTTACGTTCTTCAGCCAGAGCAAATTATTCCTGGAGTTGCTGATTATTATGCAACTTCCGTTTTTGACGGATTTGATTTTGCTAACTTATTAGTAAAAACTCGCGAAGGTCGTCCTATTAAAATAGATAATAATACTATTGCTGGGGCTAAGTTTAGTGCTAATGCAAGAATTCATGCGTCTATATTGTCGTTATATGATAGTATGCGTTTGAAGGAGCCTAAAATTGGAGGAAAAGCTGCTAACTGGTCTACTGTTGATGCTCAAATTAAATCTAGTATAGCTGATGCTGCTGCAAAAGGTGGGCAAGTTGTACTTTTGACAAATACTTTAGCTAGCCCGTCAACTGAGAAGCTTATTGCTGACTTTTTATCTAAAACGGCAAACGCTAAGCATGTTGTTTACGATGCAGTTTCTGAATCTGAGGCATTAGATGCTTTTGAAGCAGTTTATGGAGAAAGAGGTTTAGTTGACTATGACTTTTCTAAAGCATCATTAATTGTTTCTGTTGGAGCTGATTTTCTTGGCGATTGGCAAGGTGGTGGTTATGATTCCGGATATGTTAAAGGTAGAATTCCTAAAGCTGGAATGATGTCTCGTCATTTTCAATTAGAGTCTAATATGACTTTGTCTGGTGCTGCAGCTGATAAGCGTGTTGCAATGTCAACTGCTAATCAAAAACAAGCATTAGTTCATATATATAATGTCGTAACTGGTTCTTCTGTAGGTGTGAGCTTAGATGCTGCCTATAAAGCAGAAGTAACTAAAGCTGCACAACAATTGAAAGCTGCTGGATCTAAAGGTTTATTAGTATCTGGTATTCAAGATAAAAACGCACAATTGTTAGTTTTAGGTATTAACCAAATGTTAGCAAGTGAGGCTTTCACTACGTCAGGAGTTAGACAAATTAGAAAAGGATCTAACGCAAATGTTGCTCAATTAATTGCAGATATGAAAGCGGGTAGCGTTCATACTTTGATTATGAGTGGTGTTAATCCTGTTTATACTTTGGCAGACACTAATTCTTTTGTAGAGGGACTTAAAAAAGTTAAAACTTCTGTTTCTTTTTCTTTAAAGGAAGATGAAACGGCTTTAGTTAGTACTATTGCTGCTGCTGTTCCTCATTATTTGGAATCGTGGAATGATTTAAGTATTACTAAAGGTACTTATAGTATTACACAGCCTACAATACGCCCGCTTTTTATTACAAAACAGTTTCAAGATGTTTTAATGTCTTTGACAGGTCAAGCGGGTACTTTTTATGATTATATCAAATTAAATGCTTCGTCTATAATTACTGGTTCTACTTGGAATAAAGTATTACATGACGGATTATATGTTGGTGCTTCTTCAACTCTTTCTGGTGGTTCAGCTGATTTTAGTGGTGCTGCTAATGCGCTAGCACAGTCAAAAGGGGTACAAGGATTAGAATTAGTATTGTATACTAAAACCGGTATGGGTGATGGGCAGCAAGCTAACAATCCTTGGTTGCAAGAATTCCCAGATCCTATCACTAGAGTTTCTTGGGATAACTACGTAACTGTTTCTAATGCTGATGCTAAGAAATATGAACTTCATAATGAAATCGTTGCTAATGGTGGTTTGAACGGAAGTTATGCCACAATTACTACAGCAGATGGTTTGAAATTAGAAAATGTTCCGGTAATCGTTCAGCCAGGACAAGCAGTAGGAACTGTTGGTTTAGCTGTAGGTTACGGTCGTAAAGCTGCGCTTAAAGAAGAAATGATGGTAGGTGTAAATGCTTACTCTCTATATAAAGGTTTCAATAATGTACAGTCTATAACTTTGGCTAAAGCTGGAGGAGAACATGAGTTTGCTTCTGTTCAAGGACAAAAAACATTAATGGGAAGAGGTGATATTATTAAAGAAACATCTTTAGAGATTTTTAATACTAAAGACGCTAAGGAATGGAATCCACAACCAATGGTTTCATTGGATCATAAACAAGTTGAAGCTACAACTGTAGATTTATGGGGTTCATTCGATCGTTCTACTGGTCACCATTTCAATTTATCTATTGACTTAAATGCTTGTACTGGATGTGGTGCTTGTGTAATAGCTTGTCACGCTGAAAATAACGTTCCGGTTGTTGGTAAGTCAGAAGTAAGAAGAAGTCGTGATATGCACTGGTTGCGTATTGACAGATATTATTCTTCTGAGAGCACTTTTGCAGGAGATAATGAAAGAAAAGAAAATATAGCAGGTTTGTCAAGTTCATTGTCTACTTTTAATGAAATGGAAGAGGCTCATGATAATCCTCAAGTTTCTTTCCAGCCTGTAATGTGTCAGCACTGTAACCATGCGCCTTGTGAAACTGTTTGTCCTGTAGCGGCTACATCTCACGGTCGTCAAGGTCAAAACCAAATGGCTTATAATAGATGTGTTGGTACTCGTTATTGCGCTAATAACTGTCCTTATAAAGTACGTCGTTTTAACTGGTTCTTGTATAACAAAAACAGTGAATTCGATTATAATATGAATGATGATCTAGGACGTATGGTTTTAAATCCAGATGTTAATGTTCGTTCTCGCGGAGTTATGGAAAAATGTTCTATGTGTATCCAAATGACACAAGCAACAATTTTGAAAGCTAAAAGAGAAGGAAGGGTCATTGTTGATGGTGAATTCCAAACTGCATGTTCAAATGCTTGTTCTAATGGAGCAATGAAATTTGGCGACGTAAATGATTCTGAAGCTGAAATTACTAAATTAGCAGCTGACGATAGAATGTATCATTTATTAGAGCATGTTGGAACAAAACCAAATGTGATTTATCACGTTAAAGTTAGAAATACCTAG
- a CDS encoding cytochrome c oxidase subunit I, which yields MSAEGHDHAMDHEHEHHHKETFITKYIFSTDHKMISKQYLITGIIMGVIGVLMSLLFRMQLAWPEESFKIFNLLLGDKFAPGGVMANDIYLALVTIHGTIMVFFVLTAGLSGTFSNLLIPFQIGARDMASGFMNMVSYWLFFLSAVIMLSSLFVEAGPASSGWTIYPPLSALPQAIPGSGAGMTLWLISMAIFIASSLLGSLNYIVTVINLRTKGMSMTRLPLTIWTFFVTAIIGVVSFPVLLSAALLLIFDRSFGTSFFLSDIYIAGEVLHYQGGSPVLFEHLFWFLGHPEVYIVILPAMGIVSEVLATGSRKPIFGYRAMIMSVLAIAFLSTIVWGHHMFVSGMNPFLGSVFTFTTLLIAIPSAVKAFNWITTLWKGNLQLNPAMLFSIGMVSTFISGGLTGIILGDSTLDINVHDTYFVVAHFHLVMGISALYGMFAGVYHWFPRLYGRMMNKNLGYIHFWVTAICAYGVFFPMHFIGLAGLPRRYYTNTSFPLFDDLQNVNVLITTFALIGGVFQLVFLYNFFSSIFFGKKAVQNPWKSNTLEWTAPVEHIHGNWPGEIPEVHRWPYDYSNPNHDEDFVPQNVPMKPGEEVLHH from the coding sequence ATGTCAGCAGAAGGTCACGATCACGCAATGGATCACGAACACGAACACCACCATAAAGAAACTTTTATTACTAAATATATCTTTAGTACTGATCATAAAATGATTTCTAAGCAATACTTGATTACAGGTATTATCATGGGAGTTATTGGAGTACTAATGTCACTTCTGTTTAGAATGCAACTAGCATGGCCAGAAGAATCATTTAAAATTTTTAATTTACTTTTAGGTGATAAATTTGCTCCAGGTGGAGTTATGGCTAATGATATTTATTTGGCCCTTGTTACTATACATGGTACAATAATGGTATTCTTTGTTTTAACTGCTGGTTTGAGTGGAACATTTAGTAATTTATTAATTCCATTTCAAATTGGTGCTCGAGATATGGCGTCAGGCTTTATGAACATGGTGTCTTACTGGTTGTTCTTTTTGTCAGCTGTAATTATGTTATCATCATTATTTGTTGAGGCGGGTCCAGCTTCATCAGGATGGACTATATATCCGCCATTAAGTGCATTGCCACAGGCAATTCCAGGTTCTGGTGCAGGTATGACATTGTGGTTGATTTCGATGGCAATATTTATTGCTTCTTCATTATTAGGTTCATTAAACTACATTGTTACTGTAATTAATTTAAGAACTAAAGGAATGTCTATGACAAGATTGCCATTGACAATATGGACATTCTTTGTAACTGCAATTATTGGAGTAGTTTCATTTCCAGTTTTATTATCTGCTGCGTTACTTTTAATTTTCGATAGAAGTTTTGGAACTTCTTTCTTCTTGTCAGACATCTATATTGCTGGTGAAGTTTTGCATTATCAAGGTGGATCTCCTGTTTTATTTGAACACTTATTCTGGTTCTTAGGGCATCCTGAAGTATATATTGTTATTTTACCTGCAATGGGTATTGTTTCTGAAGTTTTAGCGACGGGTTCTCGTAAGCCAATCTTTGGATACAGAGCAATGATTATGTCTGTTTTAGCTATTGCATTTTTATCAACAATAGTATGGGGGCATCATATGTTTGTATCAGGAATGAATCCATTTTTAGGATCTGTATTTACTTTTACAACCTTATTAATTGCGATTCCATCGGCTGTTAAAGCATTTAACTGGATTACTACATTATGGAAAGGAAATTTACAATTGAATCCAGCTATGTTGTTTTCTATTGGTATGGTTTCTACATTTATTAGTGGTGGTTTAACTGGAATTATATTAGGAGATAGTACATTAGATATTAATGTACATGATACTTACTTTGTTGTAGCTCACTTTCACTTAGTAATGGGTATTTCTGCACTTTATGGAATGTTTGCTGGAGTTTACCACTGGTTCCCTAGATTGTACGGAAGAATGATGAATAAGAATTTAGGCTATATTCACTTTTGGGTTACTGCTATTTGTGCTTACGGAGTATTTTTCCCAATGCACTTTATTGGATTAGCTGGTTTACCTAGACGTTATTACACAAATACAAGTTTCCCTTTATTTGATGATTTACAGAATGTGAATGTACTTATTACTACTTTTGCTTTGATTGGTGGCGTTTTTCAATTGGTTTTCTTATATAACTTTTTCAGTAGTATATTCTTCGGTAAAAAAGCGGTTCAAAACCCTTGGAAATCGAATACTCTTGAATGGACTGCTCCAGTAGAACACATTCATGGAAACTGGCCTGGTGAGATTCCAGAAGTTCATAGATGGCCTTACGATTATAGCAATCCTAACCATGATGAAGATTTTGTACCTCAAAATGTACCAATGAAACCAGGTGAAGAAGTTTTACATCACTAG
- a CDS encoding quinol:cytochrome C oxidoreductase, which produces MYTFSSKLKTFSFILMALGLLGIGYGFYTAPKDIQEVEKILAAQSHGGHGEAAHEASMPTEASHEATAVDTDVIKGDAAVAVLTTEDTTKVTEEVQIEPISAQPIVKKESHVVSEEEAHAEHLNHVLHQLQNKPWSAFYVACIFFMLISLGVLAFYAIQYVSQAGWSPVLFRVMQGITAYLPVGSVIFFIFLVLSGLHLNHLFVWLDPEVVATDKLIANKSGYLNFPFWIIRAAIFLIGWNLYNYYTRKNCLAQDESNDNSNYKKNFNISAIFLVFFIVTESIMSWDWIMSIDPHWFSTLFGWYVFSSFFVSAITTIALVTLYLKSKGVLEFVNTSHIHDLAKFMFGFSVFWTYLWFSQFVLIWYANIPEEVTYFITRIEVYNLPFFAAVVMNFVFPLLILINTDFKRITWVLVMAGIVILMGHYLDFFLMIMPGTVGDQWFIGVSEIASVLFFLGLFIYVVFTALTKAPLLPKRNPFIDESKHFHY; this is translated from the coding sequence ATGTATACATTTTCAAGTAAATTAAAAACATTCTCTTTTATCTTAATGGCCTTAGGTTTATTAGGAATTGGATATGGTTTTTATACTGCACCAAAGGATATTCAAGAAGTTGAAAAAATTCTTGCCGCGCAAAGTCATGGTGGACATGGTGAGGCAGCACATGAAGCTTCGATGCCTACTGAAGCTTCTCACGAAGCTACCGCCGTTGATACCGATGTGATTAAAGGAGATGCTGCTGTAGCAGTTTTAACTACCGAAGACACTACTAAAGTCACAGAAGAAGTACAAATAGAGCCAATTAGTGCACAACCGATTGTAAAAAAAGAAAGTCATGTAGTTAGTGAAGAGGAAGCTCACGCTGAACATTTGAATCATGTTTTACATCAGTTGCAAAATAAGCCGTGGTCGGCATTTTATGTAGCATGTATCTTCTTTATGTTAATTTCTCTTGGTGTATTAGCGTTTTATGCTATTCAGTACGTATCTCAAGCAGGATGGTCTCCTGTTTTGTTTAGAGTTATGCAAGGTATTACTGCTTATTTACCTGTTGGATCTGTAATATTTTTTATTTTCTTAGTGCTATCAGGTCTTCATCTTAATCACTTATTTGTTTGGTTAGATCCTGAAGTGGTTGCCACTGATAAATTAATTGCAAATAAATCAGGTTATTTAAATTTTCCTTTTTGGATTATTAGAGCTGCTATATTTCTGATTGGTTGGAATCTTTACAATTATTACACTAGAAAAAATTGTTTAGCGCAAGATGAATCTAATGATAATAGTAATTATAAAAAGAACTTTAATATTTCGGCAATATTTCTTGTATTCTTTATTGTAACTGAATCTATAATGTCTTGGGATTGGATTATGTCTATTGACCCACACTGGTTTAGTACATTATTCGGGTGGTATGTTTTCTCAAGTTTCTTTGTTAGTGCTATAACTACAATTGCTTTAGTTACATTATACTTGAAATCTAAAGGAGTATTAGAATTTGTAAATACGAGTCACATACATGATTTAGCTAAATTTATGTTTGGTTTTAGTGTTTTCTGGACGTACTTATGGTTCTCACAATTCGTGTTAATATGGTATGCTAACATTCCTGAAGAAGTAACTTATTTTATTACTAGAATTGAAGTGTATAACCTTCCTTTCTTTGCTGCGGTAGTAATGAACTTTGTATTTCCTTTATTAATTTTAATTAATACTGATTTCAAAAGAATTACGTGGGTTTTAGTTATGGCAGGAATAGTTATATTGATGGGACACTATCTTGATTTCTTCCTTATGATTATGCCAGGAACAGTTGGTGATCAGTGGTTCATTGGTGTTTCAGAGATTGCATCAGTTCTTTTCTTCCTTGGATTGTTTATTTATGTTGTTTTTACAGCATTAACAAAAGCTCCTTTGTTACCGAAAAGAAATCCTTTCATTGACGAAAGTAAACATTTCCATTATTAA